In one window of Cupriavidus necator N-1 DNA:
- the waaC gene encoding lipopolysaccharide heptosyltransferase I, with the protein MLSSRSERATVPAASSDAAGVAQPTPAAVPFTLPERPRILLVKVSSLGDVVHNMPLVHDLRARWPGAEIDWVVEEGYVELVRLLPEVRRVIPFALRRWRKRILQGGTWREVGEVRDALRQERYDAVIESQGLLKTAVVARVAARAPGAPIIGLGNATQGSGYEPAARLLYTDPVRVPRQTHSVRRSRLLGAALTGLAPAEPPQFFGPAAQSLHVDDPLWGDLPARYAVCFHATAGARKKWAVQNWHALGRRLADEGLVMLLPWGNDKERQAAEEIAAGVPQARVLPRFSVMQGFGLINRAEVVIGVDTGLVHIAAALCRPTVEIYTATWRWKTEGYWSGRIANVGDDGVVPSVDEVYDAACRVRGVAA; encoded by the coding sequence ATGCTCAGCTCCCGTTCTGAGCGCGCGACGGTGCCGGCGGCATCGTCGGACGCGGCCGGTGTGGCGCAGCCCACGCCGGCCGCGGTGCCTTTCACCCTGCCGGAACGGCCGCGCATCCTGCTGGTCAAGGTGTCGTCGCTCGGTGACGTGGTGCACAACATGCCGCTGGTGCACGATCTGCGCGCGCGCTGGCCGGGTGCCGAGATCGACTGGGTGGTGGAAGAGGGCTATGTCGAGCTTGTCCGGCTGTTGCCGGAGGTTCGCCGGGTAATTCCGTTTGCGCTGCGGCGCTGGCGCAAGCGCATCCTGCAGGGCGGCACCTGGCGCGAGGTGGGCGAGGTGCGTGACGCGTTGCGCCAGGAGCGCTATGACGCGGTGATCGAGAGCCAGGGTTTGCTCAAGACCGCGGTGGTCGCGCGCGTGGCCGCGCGGGCGCCCGGTGCGCCGATTATCGGGCTGGGCAATGCCACGCAGGGCTCCGGCTATGAGCCGGCGGCGCGGCTGCTATACACCGATCCGGTGCGGGTGCCGCGCCAGACGCATTCGGTGCGGCGCTCGCGCTTGCTGGGCGCTGCGCTGACCGGGCTTGCGCCAGCGGAGCCGCCGCAGTTTTTCGGGCCTGCCGCGCAATCGCTGCATGTTGACGATCCGCTGTGGGGCGACCTGCCTGCACGCTATGCCGTGTGCTTCCACGCGACTGCTGGCGCGCGCAAGAAATGGGCGGTGCAGAACTGGCATGCGCTGGGCAGGCGGTTGGCGGATGAGGGTCTGGTGATGTTGCTGCCGTGGGGCAATGACAAGGAACGCCAGGCTGCCGAAGAGATCGCTGCCGGTGTGCCGCAGGCGAGGGTGTTGCCGCGATTCTCCGTGATGCAGGGTTTCGGGCTGATCAACCGGGCCGAGGTGGTGATTGGGGTCGATACGGGCCTGGTCCATATCGCCGCGGCGCTGTGCCGGCCGACGGTGGAGATCTATACGGCCACGTGGCGCTGGAAGACTGAGGGCTACTGGTCCGGGCGCATCGCCAATGTCGGTGACGACGGCGTGGTGCCGTCGGTCGATGAGGTCTACGACGCGGCTTGCCGCGTGCGCGGAGTGGCTGCCTGA
- a CDS encoding phosphomannomutase/phosphoglucomutase, translated as MQIDPTIFKAYDIRGIVGKTLTRDVARQIGLSFGSAATELGEKTIAVGRDGRLSGPDLISGLVEGLRAAGLDVIDIGLVATPMVYFATNIEIDGVRPTSGIMVTGSHNPPDYNGFKMVLASKAIYGEQIQALRQRIEAGNFTSGAGTYKQVDVRQKYLDRIISDVKLARPMKVALDAGNGVAGAFVGDLFRGLGCEVTELFCDVDGNFPNHHPDPAHIENLQDLMKALRETDCELGLAFDGDGDRLGVVTKDGQVIFPDRQLMLFAEEILSRNPGAQVIYDVKCTGKLAPWIREHGGEPLMWKTGHSLVKAKLKETGAPIAGEMSGHVFFKDRWYGFDDGLYTGARLLEILSRHADPSAVLNALPNANNTPELQLKCAEGEPFTLLDRIKANAKFDGAREVITIDGVRVEYADGFGLARPSNTTPVVVMRFEADNDAALARIQAEFKRVILAEKPDAQLPF; from the coding sequence ATGCAAATCGATCCCACCATTTTTAAAGCCTACGACATTCGCGGAATCGTGGGTAAGACTCTCACGCGCGACGTTGCGCGCCAGATCGGGCTGTCGTTCGGTTCGGCGGCGACTGAACTGGGCGAAAAAACCATCGCCGTAGGCCGCGACGGCCGCCTCTCCGGCCCCGACCTCATCTCCGGCCTGGTCGAAGGCCTGCGCGCCGCCGGCCTGGACGTGATCGACATCGGCCTGGTCGCCACCCCGATGGTCTACTTCGCCACCAACATCGAGATCGACGGCGTTCGCCCGACCTCCGGCATCATGGTCACCGGCAGCCACAACCCGCCGGACTACAACGGTTTCAAGATGGTGCTGGCCAGCAAGGCGATCTATGGCGAGCAGATCCAGGCGCTGCGCCAGCGGATCGAAGCCGGCAATTTCACCAGCGGTGCCGGCACCTACAAGCAAGTCGATGTGCGCCAAAAGTACCTCGACCGCATCATCAGCGACGTCAAGCTGGCCCGTCCGATGAAGGTTGCCCTGGATGCCGGCAACGGCGTGGCCGGTGCCTTCGTGGGTGACCTTTTCCGTGGACTGGGCTGTGAGGTGACTGAGCTGTTCTGCGACGTGGACGGCAACTTCCCGAACCACCACCCTGATCCCGCACATATCGAGAATCTGCAGGATCTGATGAAGGCCCTGCGCGAGACTGACTGCGAGCTTGGCCTGGCCTTCGACGGCGATGGCGACCGCCTTGGTGTGGTGACCAAGGACGGTCAGGTGATTTTCCCGGACAGGCAACTGATGCTGTTCGCTGAAGAGATCCTGTCGCGCAACCCAGGTGCCCAGGTTATTTACGACGTGAAATGTACCGGCAAGCTGGCCCCCTGGATCCGAGAACACGGCGGCGAGCCGCTGATGTGGAAGACCGGCCATTCGCTGGTCAAGGCCAAGCTGAAGGAAACGGGCGCGCCGATCGCGGGCGAGATGAGCGGTCACGTGTTCTTCAAGGACCGCTGGTACGGCTTTGACGATGGCCTGTACACGGGTGCGCGCCTGTTGGAGATCCTGTCGCGCCACGCGGATCCGAGCGCGGTGCTGAATGCGCTGCCGAATGCCAACAACACGCCGGAACTGCAGCTCAAGTGTGCCGAGGGCGAGCCGTTCACGCTGCTGGACCGGATCAAGGCGAACGCGAAGTTCGACGGGGCGCGCGAGGTGATCACCATCGACGGCGTGCGCGTGGAATATGCCGATGGCTTCGGCCTGGCGCGCCCGTCCAACACCACCCCGGTGGTGGTGATGCGTTTCGAGGCGGACAACGACGCCGCGCTGGCACGTATCCAGGCGGAGTTCAAGCGCGTGATCCTGGCAGAGAAGCCGGATGCTCAGCTCCCGTTCTGA
- a CDS encoding glycosyltransferase family 4 protein: protein MAAATRLQTYRPLRPTAQPSPRPRIAYLITNSEIGGAQSHVADLLQSMVGKADTVLLAGGDGPLFDIAKQAGAQAVRLARLDNALSPWRAIATLRELVKALKQAAPDLIHAHSAKAGALGRIAGFLLGIPVIYTVHGFAFKPEAPARQRFAARVAEWMLAPLTARVICVAEAERRLAQALPLPADRIAVVPNGIADSIQQATPENPMRRIVMVARFAAPKRPDAVIRAFARSSLTDCELVLAGDGPEREAMQQLAQAIAPGRVTFPGSVTDIAGLLATAQAFTLASDHEGFPLSVLEAMRAGLPIIASDLPGIREQLEDGKHGLLVNHHDESALAAAFERLAGEPALRACLGRAARQRWEQLFGLKRMADATWTIYQATLPIPPRATRVPT from the coding sequence ATGGCGGCCGCGACCCGGCTACAGACGTACAGACCCTTGAGACCAACTGCCCAGCCTTCGCCACGCCCTCGCATCGCCTATCTGATCACCAATTCGGAGATCGGCGGCGCGCAGTCGCATGTCGCTGACCTGTTGCAGTCGATGGTGGGCAAAGCCGATACCGTCCTCCTGGCCGGCGGCGACGGCCCCCTGTTCGATATTGCCAAACAGGCAGGCGCCCAGGCCGTCCGGCTGGCGCGGCTAGACAATGCGCTGTCTCCGTGGCGTGCAATCGCTACCCTGCGCGAGCTGGTCAAGGCGCTCAAACAGGCCGCGCCCGACCTGATCCACGCGCATAGCGCCAAGGCCGGCGCGCTGGGCCGCATCGCCGGATTCCTGCTCGGCATACCTGTCATCTATACAGTCCATGGCTTCGCGTTCAAGCCCGAGGCTCCGGCGCGCCAGCGCTTCGCTGCGCGCGTGGCGGAATGGATGTTGGCGCCGCTGACGGCGCGCGTCATCTGCGTGGCGGAAGCGGAGCGGCGGCTGGCACAGGCACTGCCTTTGCCGGCTGATCGAATCGCTGTCGTTCCAAATGGGATCGCCGATTCCATTCAGCAGGCCACGCCTGAGAATCCGATGCGCCGAATCGTCATGGTGGCACGCTTTGCGGCGCCGAAACGGCCCGATGCGGTGATCCGGGCGTTTGCTCGATCCAGCCTGACCGATTGCGAACTCGTTCTGGCGGGGGATGGTCCGGAGCGCGAGGCAATGCAGCAGTTGGCCCAGGCCATCGCGCCCGGCCGGGTGACATTCCCAGGCAGCGTGACAGATATCGCCGGACTATTGGCTACTGCCCAGGCATTCACGCTGGCCTCCGACCATGAAGGCTTCCCCCTCTCCGTGCTGGAAGCCATGCGAGCCGGGCTGCCGATCATCGCCTCTGACCTGCCCGGAATCCGGGAACAACTGGAAGATGGCAAGCATGGCCTGCTGGTCAACCACCACGACGAATCCGCGCTGGCCGCAGCCTTCGAGCGCCTTGCCGGCGAACCCGCCCTCCGCGCCTGCCTTGGCCGCGCCGCCCGCCAACGCTGGGAACAACTTTTCGGCCTGAAACGGATGGCCGACGCCACATGGACCATCTACCAGGCCACGCTCCCGATCCCGCCTCGCGCGACGCGAGTGCCGACATGA
- a CDS encoding exopolysaccharide biosynthesis polyprenyl glycosylphosphotransferase — translation MMHSTKTDTLPRHAVRRRIAGSETIRRISRMLAWAALGLALFAVNAALAELAHRAGFVTHVFTRTLLWSIVPYLAGFMLLHRSLHLPAMEGNSLVGLAATLPFVALLFVFAAFHIEYSRGAMLLAYIITLGWTWLGYRRFVQNYVPLFGYTDPHALEQLDTILAMPGAAPAAHMRFELIRSLEDAKHCDGLMLDRGATADPERTRQLAQYKMSDVRMYSVERVGEMLTGRVGLSHIDENFLDDYAAHYLYGYLKRAVDILAVLCLAPFVLPIGLAVALAIRMETPGGAIFRQSRVGLFGKPFVMLKFRSMGVDKSAPAQFAARRDPRVTRVGRIIRKYRLDEIPQLWNVLIGQMSFIGPRPEQVPMVEQFSETIAYYPYRHLVRPGLSGWAQVQQGYAGSHEETVTKLSYDLYYVKHCSLALDMLIALKTMRTLLTGYGAR, via the coding sequence ATGATGCATTCGACCAAGACCGACACCCTGCCCCGTCACGCGGTCCGCCGGCGCATCGCCGGCTCCGAAACCATTCGCCGCATCAGCCGGATGCTGGCATGGGCGGCGCTGGGACTGGCCTTGTTTGCAGTCAACGCGGCGCTGGCGGAGCTGGCCCATCGGGCCGGGTTCGTGACCCACGTGTTTACGCGCACGCTGCTGTGGTCGATCGTGCCATATCTGGCCGGTTTCATGCTCCTGCATCGCTCACTGCACCTGCCGGCGATGGAAGGGAACAGCCTTGTCGGGCTGGCCGCCACGCTGCCATTCGTAGCGCTTCTATTCGTCTTCGCTGCATTCCATATCGAATATTCCCGCGGCGCCATGCTGCTCGCCTACATCATCACGCTGGGTTGGACCTGGCTGGGCTACCGCCGTTTCGTGCAGAACTACGTTCCGCTGTTCGGCTATACCGACCCCCATGCGCTAGAGCAACTGGACACCATACTGGCCATGCCCGGTGCAGCACCAGCTGCGCACATGCGATTCGAACTCATCCGCTCCCTGGAAGACGCCAAGCATTGTGACGGGCTGATGCTCGACCGAGGCGCCACGGCAGACCCGGAGCGCACCAGGCAGCTCGCCCAGTACAAGATGAGCGACGTGCGGATGTACTCCGTGGAGCGCGTTGGCGAGATGCTGACCGGACGGGTTGGGCTATCCCACATCGATGAGAACTTCCTCGATGACTACGCCGCCCATTACCTCTATGGTTATCTCAAGCGAGCCGTTGATATCCTTGCCGTGCTTTGCCTGGCACCATTTGTCCTACCCATCGGCCTGGCCGTGGCATTGGCGATCCGGATGGAAACACCAGGCGGCGCCATCTTCCGCCAGTCACGCGTGGGCCTGTTTGGCAAGCCGTTTGTCATGCTCAAGTTCCGCAGCATGGGCGTCGATAAAAGCGCCCCGGCACAGTTCGCCGCGCGGCGCGATCCGCGTGTCACGCGTGTGGGCCGCATCATCCGCAAATACCGGCTCGACGAGATTCCACAACTGTGGAACGTCCTGATCGGCCAAATGAGTTTCATTGGACCCCGGCCGGAACAGGTGCCGATGGTCGAGCAATTCTCGGAAACGATTGCTTACTACCCCTACCGTCACCTGGTTCGTCCCGGGCTATCCGGCTGGGCGCAGGTACAACAGGGATACGCCGGTAGTCATGAAGAAACGGTGACCAAGCTGAGCTACGACCTGTACTACGTCAAGCACTGCTCGCTGGCACTGGATATGCTGATCGCGCTGAAGACAATGCGTACGCTGTTGACAGGCTACGGGGCCCGCTGA
- a CDS encoding glycosyltransferase, producing MTKAGSPDAQRPLRIMVITTGLKLGGAEQQIAALAGRFIALGNDVAILNLTAGTEVDLPPGIPVTELGMRKTPASMLAALRKARQVIRQWQPDVIHAHMIHGNLFARTLARTCPMPPVICSAHSAREGGRLRALAYRATDRWCDLTTHVSEAGRQAMIASGAVPSGRVIVMPNGIDTDRFRQDDASRERMRRDLGLNAGDVLVLNVGRLVPEKDQAMLIEAFREVYRRLPGARLMIAGDGPLRAELASQIAKYGLNQAVLLAGARKDIPELLRAADVFVLSSRIEGMPLAVGEALASGLPVVSTAAAGVAELAGDVATITPVGDAAALASGLATAIEELPGTQAQQHRRRQQVINSFDMAAVARQWLAQYLQLKEAR from the coding sequence ATGACGAAGGCAGGCAGTCCTGATGCGCAACGGCCATTGCGCATCATGGTGATCACCACTGGGCTCAAGCTAGGTGGGGCCGAGCAGCAAATCGCCGCGCTTGCCGGACGCTTCATAGCCCTGGGAAACGACGTAGCCATCCTGAACCTGACCGCAGGCACGGAAGTGGACCTGCCGCCGGGCATCCCCGTGACCGAACTTGGCATGCGCAAGACGCCGGCGTCGATGCTCGCTGCGCTGCGCAAGGCACGACAGGTTATTCGCCAGTGGCAGCCGGACGTGATCCACGCCCACATGATCCACGGCAACCTGTTTGCACGGACGCTGGCACGGACGTGCCCGATGCCACCAGTCATTTGTTCCGCACATAGCGCGCGGGAAGGCGGCAGGCTGCGCGCCCTCGCCTATCGCGCGACGGACCGTTGGTGCGACCTCACCACCCATGTCAGCGAAGCGGGCAGGCAGGCCATGATTGCGAGCGGCGCTGTGCCAAGCGGCCGCGTGATCGTGATGCCCAACGGCATCGATACCGATCGCTTCCGGCAAGACGATGCCTCGCGTGAGCGCATGCGCCGGGATCTTGGCCTCAACGCCGGGGACGTGCTGGTGCTGAATGTCGGCCGACTGGTGCCGGAGAAGGACCAGGCTATGTTGATCGAGGCATTCCGCGAGGTGTATCGCAGGCTTCCGGGGGCCAGACTGATGATTGCCGGGGACGGACCGCTGCGCGCCGAACTCGCGAGCCAGATTGCAAAGTATGGGTTAAATCAAGCCGTGCTGCTGGCTGGCGCAAGGAAAGACATCCCTGAGCTATTGCGCGCAGCCGATGTCTTTGTCCTGTCATCGCGCATCGAGGGCATGCCGCTGGCCGTTGGCGAAGCCTTGGCCAGCGGTTTGCCGGTAGTTTCGACCGCAGCGGCCGGCGTGGCCGAACTGGCAGGCGATGTCGCAACAATCACGCCGGTTGGCGACGCTGCTGCTCTGGCCAGTGGCCTTGCTACCGCCATCGAAGAACTGCCCGGCACCCAAGCTCAACAGCACCGACGCCGACAGCAGGTGATCAACAGCTTCGACATGGCCGCCGTTGCACGGCAATGGCTGGCGCAATACCTTCAACTGAAGGAAGCCCGCTGA
- a CDS encoding oligosaccharide flippase family protein, giving the protein MRRKVAGNLLWMLADRGLQVAVGIAVVGMLARALGTEGFAHFQYAQSLVFIAASIPLICSAEVVVPRLVARPAPEATHALLAHAFAIRLTAGLAGYALMCAYLAFTQQPADTWIPAAILGTAIMLREPVGVVIAWMQARTHNRPNVVFNLIALAAKAGLVGTLFFTGVNLLPAYATAFAIEPLIAAALLAWYYLSRAPRTVPTRDASLTRDLVRDGTLFWVSFMLMVCARRADQLILKPYVPLAELGAYAATMQVLDNFSTIATILAAGVAPMYVFGQHSVGAARRNVLRVTGGMIAIGLCGAIILALCAEWVVQLLYGQAFSETVVLLRLAALASTLIFADVGLSLLPVYLRKPRWVAVKWALVLATTVVVDLIAVPRLGARGAVLGYAMANAVALIFGLALVLRTRPATAIASA; this is encoded by the coding sequence ATGCGCCGCAAAGTTGCCGGCAACTTGCTTTGGATGCTCGCTGACCGCGGGCTTCAGGTCGCGGTCGGCATCGCCGTGGTCGGCATGCTGGCGCGCGCGCTTGGTACTGAGGGCTTCGCACATTTCCAGTATGCGCAATCGCTGGTGTTCATCGCGGCCTCCATTCCATTGATCTGCTCCGCCGAAGTCGTGGTACCAAGGCTCGTCGCCCGGCCGGCCCCAGAAGCCACCCACGCGCTGCTCGCCCACGCCTTTGCGATCCGCCTGACCGCAGGCCTTGCCGGCTATGCCCTGATGTGCGCCTACCTGGCATTCACACAACAGCCGGCAGACACGTGGATCCCCGCAGCCATCCTCGGCACGGCCATCATGCTGCGCGAACCCGTCGGCGTGGTCATCGCGTGGATGCAGGCGCGTACGCATAACCGGCCGAACGTAGTCTTCAACCTCATTGCACTGGCTGCGAAGGCTGGGCTGGTCGGCACACTGTTCTTTACCGGCGTCAACCTGCTGCCTGCGTATGCGACAGCATTTGCCATCGAACCGCTGATTGCCGCTGCGCTGCTAGCCTGGTACTACCTGTCACGCGCGCCGCGTACCGTACCAACCCGCGACGCGTCGCTGACCCGAGACCTGGTACGCGATGGGACGCTGTTCTGGGTAAGTTTCATGCTGATGGTGTGCGCGCGACGTGCGGACCAGCTGATTCTCAAGCCGTACGTGCCACTTGCAGAGCTAGGGGCGTATGCAGCGACCATGCAAGTGCTGGATAATTTTTCGACTATCGCTACGATCCTGGCGGCCGGGGTTGCGCCGATGTATGTGTTCGGTCAGCACTCGGTGGGAGCGGCACGACGGAATGTGCTGCGCGTAACTGGCGGCATGATCGCAATCGGGCTTTGCGGGGCAATCATCCTGGCACTTTGTGCTGAATGGGTGGTTCAGTTGCTGTACGGGCAGGCGTTCAGCGAGACGGTCGTGCTGCTGCGGCTGGCAGCGCTGGCGTCGACGCTGATTTTTGCGGATGTTGGATTGAGTTTATTGCCGGTGTATCTGCGCAAGCCGCGGTGGGTAGCAGTGAAGTGGGCGCTGGTGCTTGCAACAACGGTAGTTGTCGACCTGATTGCTGTACCGCGTCTGGGTGCACGCGGGGCCGTGCTGGGTTATGCCATGGCTAATGCCGTTGCATTGATCTTTGGGTTAGCGTTGGTACTTCGCACGCGCCCTGCTACTGCTATCGCATCGGCATAA
- a CDS encoding IS256 family transposase produces MPRKTKTSQAADRELPAIPEDLIAHFVKGPMTAEAVQDASMAFKKALIERALGAELGHHLGYQPGAERPAGTANQRNGKSAKTVLTEDGPLRVDIPRDRDGSFDPILIPKHERRFTGFDDKIIAMYARGMTVREIQAFLAEQYGTEVSPEFISSVTDAVMDEVTAWQARPLEVMYPVVFFDALRVKMREDGVVRNKAVYLALGVLPDGTRDILGLWIETTEGAKFWMKVFNDLKTRGTQDILIAVTDGLKGMEQALAAVFPNTTLQTCIVHLIRNSLEYASWKERRAVAAALKPVYTAPTVEAALAELAAFEQGEWGKRYTPIAASWRRAWDQVIPFFTFPPAIRKIIYTTNAIESVNAQLRKIIKTRGHFPSDEAATKLLWLALRNITGKWGSSTHDWKAAMNQFAILYEERFTHPHR; encoded by the coding sequence ATGCCACGCAAGACGAAAACCAGCCAAGCCGCAGACCGTGAGCTGCCGGCCATTCCCGAGGACCTGATCGCCCATTTCGTGAAGGGCCCCATGACCGCCGAGGCGGTTCAGGACGCCTCGATGGCGTTCAAGAAGGCCCTGATCGAGCGCGCCTTGGGCGCCGAGCTCGGCCATCACCTGGGCTACCAGCCGGGCGCGGAGCGCCCGGCCGGCACGGCCAACCAGCGCAACGGCAAGAGCGCCAAGACCGTCCTGACCGAGGATGGCCCGCTGAGGGTGGACATCCCGCGCGACCGCGATGGCAGCTTCGATCCGATCCTGATTCCCAAGCACGAACGGCGCTTCACCGGGTTCGACGACAAGATCATCGCCATGTACGCCCGTGGCATGACCGTGCGCGAGATCCAGGCGTTTCTGGCCGAACAGTACGGCACCGAGGTCTCGCCCGAGTTCATCAGCTCGGTGACCGATGCAGTGATGGACGAAGTCACTGCCTGGCAGGCCCGCCCGCTTGAGGTGATGTATCCGGTCGTGTTCTTCGACGCGCTGCGGGTCAAGATGCGTGAGGACGGCGTGGTGCGCAACAAGGCCGTCTACCTGGCCTTGGGCGTGCTGCCGGACGGCACGCGCGACATCCTGGGCCTGTGGATCGAGACCACCGAAGGTGCCAAGTTCTGGATGAAGGTGTTCAACGACCTGAAGACCCGTGGCACCCAGGACATACTGATCGCGGTGACCGATGGTCTTAAGGGCATGGAACAGGCCCTGGCCGCGGTGTTCCCGAACACCACGCTGCAGACCTGCATCGTGCATCTGATCCGGAACAGTTTGGAATACGCCAGTTGGAAGGAGCGCCGGGCCGTGGCTGCGGCGCTCAAGCCCGTGTACACCGCGCCCACCGTGGAGGCTGCGCTGGCCGAGCTGGCGGCCTTCGAGCAAGGGGAATGGGGCAAGCGGTACACCCCGATCGCCGCGTCCTGGCGTCGCGCGTGGGACCAGGTGATCCCGTTCTTTACGTTCCCGCCGGCGATCCGCAAGATCATCTACACGACCAACGCGATCGAGAGCGTCAACGCCCAACTGCGCAAGATCATCAAGACGCGGGGTCACTTCCCCAGCGATGAAGCGGCGACCAAGCTGCTGTGGCTGGCCCTGCGCAACATCACCGGGAAGTGGGGCAGTTCAACGCATGACTGGAAGGCTGCCATGAACCAGTTTGCAATCCTCTACGAGGAGCGCTTCACCCATCCACATCGTTGA
- a CDS encoding MraY family glycosyltransferase — protein sequence MFDFFWVPLFSLLATVIAVVALRPVAIVGGLVDRPDSRKRHHGEIPLVGGIAITIAVWAGAMLFMRSHGYYVALLGGLTLLAIVGVIDDMKGMSPVAKLGAQLLAAILMTSWGGIYLGTLGDIFGRREIELGNWGIPLTLFAAVAVINAMNMCDGLDGLAGGLAAITFAWFAYLAGQVDNGAAQRMCVIFCGAILGFLLFNMKNPFRGGKKVFLGDAGSLMLGFSIVWFAVLLSQRGYNADRQIPPVVMLWVLGFVLIDLFTVVVRRVLKGKNPLAADRTHLHHVLLRLGLGPDAIVWVILVSNAIFGFCGVYGWKAGYSEQTLFILFLGLVLVHLMIMRNAWRLIRVGRRIVVRLTRKSY from the coding sequence ATGTTTGATTTTTTTTGGGTTCCACTTTTCTCGCTGTTGGCCACGGTCATCGCGGTAGTCGCATTGCGACCGGTGGCAATTGTAGGCGGGTTGGTCGACCGGCCCGACTCGCGCAAGCGTCACCATGGCGAAATACCCTTAGTGGGCGGAATTGCCATCACGATCGCCGTCTGGGCGGGTGCGATGCTGTTCATGCGTTCTCACGGGTACTATGTCGCCCTCTTGGGGGGCTTGACACTCTTGGCAATTGTGGGGGTCATCGATGATATGAAGGGAATGTCGCCGGTGGCGAAGCTTGGAGCTCAGTTGCTGGCGGCCATTCTGATGACATCATGGGGTGGAATTTATCTTGGTACGCTTGGAGATATTTTTGGTCGCAGAGAAATTGAACTGGGTAATTGGGGAATTCCTCTGACACTCTTTGCAGCCGTCGCCGTAATTAATGCCATGAATATGTGTGACGGTCTGGACGGCTTGGCGGGAGGGCTAGCCGCCATCACATTTGCGTGGTTCGCATATTTGGCAGGGCAGGTCGATAATGGTGCCGCTCAACGCATGTGCGTAATATTCTGCGGTGCCATTCTTGGTTTTCTCTTGTTCAATATGAAGAATCCATTTCGGGGAGGAAAAAAGGTCTTTCTGGGGGATGCCGGTAGTTTAATGCTGGGGTTCAGTATAGTGTGGTTCGCGGTTCTTCTCTCGCAGCGTGGCTATAACGCGGATCGACAAATACCTCCTGTGGTGATGTTATGGGTACTTGGATTTGTCCTGATTGACCTCTTCACTGTGGTAGTGCGACGGGTACTGAAGGGCAAGAACCCGCTGGCGGCGGATAGGACACATCTTCATCACGTGCTGCTCAGGCTAGGGCTAGGGCCTGACGCAATTGTCTGGGTCATCCTGGTCAGTAACGCTATATTTGGGTTTTGCGGCGTATATGGCTGGAAAGCAGGATATTCTGAACAGACGCTATTTATTCTCTTTCTTGGGCTAGTCCTTGTTCACTTGATGATCATGCGCAACGCGTGGCGCTTGATACGAGTAGGCCGTCGTATTGTGGTTAGATTGACGCGCAAATCCTATTGA
- a CDS encoding glycosyltransferase, whose translation MPYFPVFISVLFVVRNEAAQYEKILSEASAAIAPLVSDYELIVVDNASTDDSVQTLKSLSGEGGLPNLQIYALTKEVDTDTAAWVGLENALGDFVAVVDPFVDDITFLPEMLDKAASGADVVFATNKQKPAQGLLYRGAFGVFNGLFRWFSGVDLAREAPQYRLLSKRVINFILQHRQPALTYRHLPATGGFARANLAYSAAPRQAPRKRLGNSIDRGMRLLVSTTRAPMRLVTVLSLFGAVANLLYSAYVVVIWLFKPDVAPGWISLSLQQSGMFFLISMVLLVLGEYILDMATASNEGPLYHVGQEFTSARMTRNEKLNIEVVASVPSENRTAKPQQIT comes from the coding sequence TTGCCCTATTTCCCCGTATTTATTTCCGTTCTCTTCGTGGTGCGCAACGAAGCTGCGCAGTACGAAAAGATCCTCTCCGAAGCATCTGCGGCGATTGCGCCACTTGTGAGCGACTATGAGCTGATCGTGGTCGACAACGCATCGACCGACGACAGCGTCCAGACCCTGAAAAGCCTTTCGGGAGAAGGCGGTCTTCCCAATCTGCAGATCTACGCGTTGACCAAGGAGGTCGACACAGACACGGCCGCATGGGTGGGCCTGGAAAATGCCCTCGGGGACTTCGTCGCGGTTGTCGATCCATTTGTCGACGACATTACCTTTCTCCCCGAAATGCTCGACAAGGCAGCAAGCGGCGCGGATGTCGTCTTCGCGACGAACAAGCAGAAACCGGCGCAAGGCTTGCTGTACCGCGGTGCGTTCGGTGTGTTTAACGGCCTGTTCAGATGGTTCAGCGGGGTGGACCTCGCTCGTGAGGCGCCACAATATCGACTTCTTAGCAAGCGCGTCATCAACTTCATACTTCAGCACCGACAGCCGGCGCTGACCTATCGCCACCTGCCTGCCACGGGAGGCTTTGCGCGCGCCAACCTCGCGTACAGCGCCGCGCCCCGGCAAGCGCCTCGCAAGCGCCTGGGCAACAGCATCGATCGGGGCATGCGACTGCTGGTCTCCACGACGCGCGCGCCGATGCGGCTGGTGACGGTCTTGTCGCTGTTCGGCGCGGTCGCCAACCTCCTGTATTCGGCATACGTTGTCGTGATCTGGCTCTTCAAGCCCGACGTCGCGCCAGGATGGATCAGCCTTTCGCTGCAACAGTCGGGCATGTTCTTCCTGATTTCGATGGTCCTGCTAGTGCTTGGCGAGTACATCCTTGATATGGCGACTGCCTCCAACGAGGGACCGCTCTACCACGTAGGACAGGAATTCACGAGCGCGCGCATGACGCGCAACGAGAAGCTAAATATCGAGGTGGTAGCGTCTGTACCGTCCGAGAACCGGACTGCGAAGCCGCAGCAGATCACCTGA